In Methanocella paludicola SANAE, the sequence ATAATTCTCGGGGAGCGTGCCCTGGCACTCGGCCATGATGCTGTCCCGGTAGACGAAAGGCCGCAGTATCCGGCCCTGCTCAAAATACTTGATGCCCCGCTCCATTATCCGGTCCTCAAAGAGCTCGCTGACCTGCTCGTCGGTCAGGCTTTTGAGGTCCCTCAGGGCGGGCGGAGCACTCGCTGGCATGATTGAGAGTATTAGCCGGGAAAATATAACGTTAAGCAGAAAAATATATTGTTTTTACTTCGCCTGCCCGTAGACGCAATAATACATTTCTTTGAGCTTGTATTTTTTATATACCGGACAGCCGGCCGGGCAGATACAGCCCTCCATGTTCACCTTCAGCGGGCTCTTACCGTGGCCGCAGTACTGCTTCTTATCGCCCTGGCCGGGGTAGCTCGGGCAGCCGTCGCAGATGCATTCGCTCGTGTTCTCGTCATTTACGGGTGGTGTCGTCATAGGCTATCAATAATAAATCGCTTTTTTATTATAAAAATGTGCTTTCGCTTTTAGACAAGGTTCGTGAGCCCCGCCTCTTTTGCTATCTCCCGGGCCCGGGTTATTTCGGCGCCAGTGAGCATGCGGTCGATCTCCGGGAAAGTGTGAGCCCGGTACTCGGGGAAATACTGGAACATCATGTTAAACCGCACGTCTTTTTCTAAATTTTTTGCGCACCATTCCACGATGGGCTTCGTGCAGCACTCCACATGGCCGGGAAGCACGAGCTGCCGGACCAGGACGTCGGCCTGGGCTTTAGCTGCCAGGAAGGCCCTCGTGGTGACGGCCCAGTAGTTGGCGCCGCTCGAATACCGGGAAGCGTGCTCATCGTTGCCGTATCTAAAATCGCCCAGGTATACGTCCACCACACCCTCCAGCAGCCGCATGGACTCAGGCGTCATGTACATGTTCGAGTTCCAGACGACCGGAATATTGGAGGTCAGGTAATTGACGATCTGGAGTATGGTATGCAGGTGAGGGGTCGGGTCGCCGCCCACCAGGTTCACGTTCTTGCTGCCCTCCTTATGGCGTATTTCGATGACCTCGGCGAGCTCCCGGGGATCGACCAGATGGCCCCTGATCTCTGTGGCGATGGTCCAGTTCTGGCAGTAGGCGCAGGCGAAGGTGCAGCCCTCGAAAAAGATGGTGTGCGAGGGGATCAGCTCGGGCTCTTCGCCCCGGTGTAAGAATTCTGAATAGTAATGGGAGGTGGCGTCGACGCCGCAGGCTCCAGGGCGCTTATACCGGTTCGCGCCGCACCGGATCTCACAGAAGTAGCAGTGCTCCATGATG encodes:
- a CDS encoding radical SAM protein codes for the protein MERYRQILKGAPSRHILLKSIAVPSDYSSLGARALWELHDERMADYRKLNEQYDKNNTLPTGKKPSLLDVKAELAARIMEHCYFCEIRCGANRYKRPGACGVDATSHYYSEFLHRGEEPELIPSHTIFFEGCTFACAYCQNWTIATEIRGHLVDPRELAEVIEIRHKEGSKNVNLVGGDPTPHLHTILQIVNYLTSNIPVVWNSNMYMTPESMRLLEGVVDVYLGDFRYGNDEHASRYSSGANYWAVTTRAFLAAKAQADVLVRQLVLPGHVECCTKPIVEWCAKNLEKDVRFNMMFQYFPEYRAHTFPEIDRMLTGAEITRAREIAKEAGLTNLV
- a CDS encoding DUF2769 domain-containing protein, encoding MTTPPVNDENTSECICDGCPSYPGQGDKKQYCGHGKSPLKVNMEGCICPAGCPVYKKYKLKEMYYCVYGQAK